One window of the Lytechinus variegatus isolate NC3 chromosome 3, Lvar_3.0, whole genome shotgun sequence genome contains the following:
- the LOC121412267 gene encoding uncharacterized protein LOC121412267 — translation MEDYSDFVTSDNSTNHDDDHDHDSPALITISVIAAVIIVLFDVLIVVCNVFMLAVLRHPHIEDIGEVNIFLFRIMAIVDIFGGCASTTFQLYSEPSFFVDHAEPSSEVCLLLLFFCFYTANLSIWLQCLITTNKYLMVTHPLRYPNLVTVKRFAVTLSICVLLSLNCATFLPIPSFPYTSRGLFFCRDGIFDNPSLSVDLGILVACIACPALITSLLNVRLLAVSISHSRKVLAQDAISSNETPSDNVLGNRRGPRFRGIKTIILLVITSYFYVIFSALFVAVHPLLVTEILHAIIGNLLYLMSLSSFWWKLFVLIMTNGRFRSVSKKVWSDFRGICTRI, via the coding sequence ATGGAAGACTATAGCGATTTCGTAACTTCTGATAACTCAACTAATCACGATGACGATCATGACCACGACTCACCTGCCTTAATTACCATCAGCGTCATCGCGGCTGTCATCATCGTCCTCTTTGACGTCCTGATCGTGGTTTGCAACGTCTTCATGCTCGCTGTTCTCCGTCATCCTCATATCGAGGACATCGGGGAAgtgaatatttttcttttccggATCATGGCCATCGTGGATATCTTCGGTGGATGTGCAAGTACGACCTTTCAGCTTTACTCTGAACCAAGTTTCTTCGTAGATCATGCGGAACCTTCGTCCGAGGTGTGTCTGCTTCTGCTCTTCTTCTGTTTCTACACTGCCAACTTGTCCATCTGGTTGCAGTGTCTGATCACTACTAACAAGTACCTCATGGTGACACATCCTTTGCGTTATCCCAACCTGGTGACGGTTAAACGGTTCGCCGTCACCTTATCAATCTGCGTTCTCCTCTCTCTCAACTGCGCCACTTTCCTGCCGATCCCATCATTCCCTTACACGTCGCGTGGTTTGTTCTTCTGTCGCGATGGGATCTTCGACAACCCGTCTTTGTCGGTCGATCTCGGCATCCTTGTCGCGTGCATCGCCTGTCCGGCCCTTATCACTTCCCTCCTCAACGTCCGTCTGCTGGCAGTGTCCATATCGCATTCGAGGAAGGTTCTTGCACAGGATGCGATCTCCAGCAACGAAACACCTTCAGACAACGTTTTAGGAAATCGAAGAGGACCGCGTTTTCGTGGGATTAAGACTATCATCCTTCTTGTCATCACTTCGTACTTTTATGTCATCTTCAGTGCTTTGTTCGTTGCGGTCCATCCACTCCTGGTGACAGAGATTCTCCACGCTATAATAGGCAATCTGTTATATTTGATGTCTCTTAGCAGCTTCTGGTGGAAACTATTTGTGCTCATTATGACCAATGGACGATTTAGAAGTGTATCGAAGAAAGTTTGGTCGGATTTTAGAGGTATATGCACTCGAATTTAA
- the LOC121411696 gene encoding uncharacterized protein LOC121411696, which produces MSASTKSSIKCQAMEHIRGYGSPRKWNVRFSKDHGIAVVNCGSDSLFIYDKESKKLGTLKFPGQCHCHDLVSHQGLCSLVCGLQDGRIFSCSLQEWCHQKKKKKHKSKSKNKAGSTSSESKAAVAGDQGLNEGKWEKRRFDGEDDIFRDLLGGGDRSGSATKDSTKDPTNILYQEFMQAVDPVTKVDEQKIILRVDNLESFVMVSDSLVTCSREGIGWRVSVHSCQLNKDSFTCVKNPLYSTLIFGADDTIPRGQASFQNPGVETKDEVEATVGVGVYGLMSSSSHGNSDVTMQSCGILVTSDALFNAMWGSEANLVDSPVIVITLPDGCVYSITLKSFLSTSFSSAKSIRLLCRSLEPVIQVCITSYSIQSNLAGSSLNCLVLIGAGGQLMTFYEDPSDSNSTEISRLHTSSPIAAALVTKDTLICASNFDLKFITFHLRDTVLQMSMSSCSMPGIASVALLKGTSSSYKFLAIKKNGTVLQLLLPSEHTADSDQAGISSTAARQRVHEALRNMREVSSKMAALTRLGSRQRAVLEELSSAHHIVCQTWEASGAFELETRVECFFENGQKSTKVFCKVTNCTSWTISHGWTLIGTLLSDCQERSKVNRTKYHRTRSTPLVGFAPKTAVMLSFVLDESGCAESWPLTVQCSLCFDLSALLEDIPVKEDLGKTVESSVALDGEVKGAVFPIGSSEVDILDSLQERVRCSTGLERRNQRHDWTKAILSRSSESSNPHRQVSAASQSQMASATIRLDRNLLSRPSNVADSSRVLTEQVLQWLLPTNQSVVIKDSCIEAVTPCGCLVSIQALEQNGEVSLQITSSDEEITRALIEAIHRRIKNSKLVSAEFRVDCEKMKKEASSVKIHLGKLLSISDQLTSAKSREDLTILAKELMHLHGDMRRQITIH; this is translated from the exons ATGTCTGCTTCTACGAAATCCTCGATCAAATGTCAAGCGATGGAACATATCAGGGGATATGGCAGTCCGAGAAAATGGAATGTGCGTTTTAGTAAAGATCATGGTATTGCTGTTGTAAATTGTGGCTCAGATTCTCTCTTCATATACGACAAGGAGAGTAAAAAATTG GGTACTCTTAAATTTCCTGGCCAGTGTCACTGCCACGACCTGGTTTCCCACCAAGGTCTGTGTTCGTTAGTGTGTGGACTCCAAGACGGAAGAATCTTCAGCTGCAGCCTGCAGGAATGGTGCCaccagaaaaagaagaagaaacataaAAG CAAGTCCAAGAACAAGGCTGGAAGTACGAGTTCAGAAAGCAAGGCAGCTGTTGCAGGTGACCAAGGTCTGAATGAGGGAAAATGGGAGAAGAGAAGGTTTGATGGAGAGGATGATATCTTCAGAGACCTGCTTGGAGGAGGGGATAGATCTGGCTCTGCAACCAAAGATTCTACCAAGGATCCGACAAACATTCTCTACCAAGAATTCATGCAAGCTGTTGATCCAGTCACCAAG GTTGATGAGCAGAAGATCATACTGCGAGTGGACAATCTGGAAAGCTTTGTGATGGTCAGTGACAGTCTGGTAACCTGCAGCAGGGAAGGGATCGGATGGAGGGTTTCCGTTCATTCCTGTCAACTGAACAAGGATTCTTTCACCTGTGTCAAAAATCCCCTGTACTCTACCCTCATCTTTGGTGCTGATGACACCATCCCCCGTGGACAAGCTTCATTCCAGAATCCAGGAGTTGAAACCAAGGATGAAGTGGAGGCAACAGTTGGTGTTGGTGTGTATGGACTGATGTCATCAAGTTCCCATGGCAACTCGGATGTGACGATGCAGTCTTGCGGCATTCTTGTGACATCGGATGCCCTCTTCAACGCCATGTGGGGGTCAGAAGCCAATCTGGTTGACTCACCAGTTATCGTCATCACCTTACCAGATGGTTGTGTCTATTCTATCACCTTGAAAAGCTTCCTATCAACATCCTTTTCATCAGCAAAGAGTATCAGACTTTTATGTCGCTCCCTAGAACCAGTTATTCAGGTCTGCATCACCAGTTACAGTATCCAGTCTAATTTGGCTGGATCTAGTTTGAACTGCCTTGTACTGATTGGTGCTGGTGGACAGCTCATGACTTTTTATGAAGATCCATCTGATAGCAATAGCACTGAAATCAGTAGACTTCACACAAGTTCACCCATTGCAGCTGCTCTTGTGACAAAGGACACTCTTATATGTGCCTCAAACTTTGACCTTAAGTTCATAACCTTTCATCTTAGAGATACTGTTCTGCAGATGTCTATGAGCAGTTGCAGCATGCCCGGTATAGCATCAGTTGCACTTTTGAAAG GTACCAGCTCTTCTTACAAATTCCTAGCCATCAAGAAAAATGGAACAGTACTCCAGCTGTTACTTCCATCAGAACACACTGCCGACTCAGATCAAGCAGGCATCAGCTCCACAGCAGCCAGACAGCGAGTTCATGAGGCTCTTCGCAACATGCGGGAGGTGTCGTCCAAGATGGCTGCCCTCACCCGATTGGGCAGCAGGCAGAGGGCGGTCCTTGAGGAGCTCAGTAGTGCCCACCACATTGTCTGTCAAACCTGGGAGGCATCGGGTGCCTTTGAACTTGAGACCAGAGTAGAATGCTTTTTTGAGAATGGACAGAAGAGCACTAAAGTCTTTTGCAAAGTGACAAACTGTACCTCTTGGACAATATCACATGGATGGACCCTGATTGGTACGTTGCTGAGTGATTGCCaagaaaggtcaaaggtcaacagGACTAAGTATCACAGGACTAGGAGTACTCCCCTTGTAGGGTTTGCGCCAAAGACTGCTGTAATGCTTAGCTTTGTGTTGGATGAATCAGGATGTGCAGAGTCCTGGCCACTGACTGTGCAGTGTTCCCTCTGCTTTGATCTCTCTGCTCTCCTTGAGGATATCCCGGTGAAGGAAGACCTTGGCAAAACTGTGGAGAGTTCTGTTGCATTGGATGGAGAGGTGAAAGGTGCCGTGTTCCCCATCGGAAGCTCTGAGGTAGATATCCTGGATTCACTTCAGGAGAGAGTGCGATGCTCAACAGGGTTAGAGAGAAGGAATCAAAGGCATGACTGGACCAAAGCAATCTTGAGTAGATCATCTGAAAGTTCAAACCCCCATCGGCAAGTGTCTGCTGCTTCTCAAAGCCAGATGGCCTCTGCAACCATTAGGCTTGATAGGAATCTACTCTCGAGACCCTCTAATG ttGCAGACAGCAGCAGGGTCCTGACAGAGCAGGTGCTTCAGTGGCTGTTGCCTACCAACCAGTCAGTAGTCATCAAAGACTCCTGCATCGAAGCAGTGACACCTTGTGGTTGTCTTGTCTCAATTCAGGCTCTGGAGCAGAATGGCGAGGTGTCCCTTCAGATCACTTCATCAGACGAGGAGATAACAAGGGCATTGATCGAGGCAATACATAGAAGAATAAAG AATTCCAAACTTGTGTCAGCTGAATTTAGGGTGGACTgtgagaaaatgaagaaagaagcTTCTTCTGTCAAG ATTCACCTTGGGAAGCTACTCTCAATTAGTGATCAACTAACCTCTGCTAAATCAAGAGAAGACCTTACCATCCTAGCCAAGGAACTGATGCATCTCCATGGTGACATGAGAAGACAGATAACAATACATTGA